DNA sequence from the Maridesulfovibrio frigidus DSM 17176 genome:
AACTTCACAAAGATTGGTGGAGGAGGCTGGGTTCCGATCCTGCTTGCCGCAATCATTGCGTATGTGATGTACATATGGATTTGGGGGAGAGCGGAAGTCTTTGCGAATGTAAAGGAAAGGGGGCTGCATGTTACAGATCTGGAAGATCTTATAGAAGAGTATTTGCTAGCTAAGGTTCCCGGAGAAGCAATTTTTTTAGCCGCCTCTGACTTTGTTCCTCACGCTTTCGTGCAGCATCTCAGGTGGAACAGGGTTGTTCACGAGAAGCTGGTTTTTGTACAGGTGAAGACTTTAAGCGATCCTTATGTAGATTCTGGAAAACGAATTTCTATTAAGAATTTGGAAAAGAACATTTCGTGGCTTACAGTATCATATGGTTTTATGGAGAAACCTAACGTTCCAGTAGCTATATTTCAGGCATATAATCAACTTGGGGTGACTCAGGATGAATGCCAGTATTATGTTGGGCAGGTTTCTATCAAGCTTAATAGAGAGAGATCTGATTATGGGCTTAGACGGAAAGTCTTTATAGTGCTCAGTTCTTTTTCTGATAATCCTGTAGACTATTTTAAGATCCCTGAAGAGCAGGTAATCACCATCAGTACAGGAGTAAAAGTCTAGCTAAATTTTAAATGATTCACGATAATTAATTAATGAATGTAATTGCTCATAAAATCGTAAACTAGCTTCATTTCAGTTTCGAGGGAGTGCAAGTCTTGATCTGCCTTACTGGCATCTCCTGAAAGAGCACTCTGTTCAAGCTCTAGGCAGGCTGCTTTAACTTTGTCCGCACCCATTGTTGCTGCTGCGCCCTTTAGCGAGTGGGCCAGATATTTAAGTTCTTCCATTTGTCCTGATTCTAGTGCGTCTTTGATCTTAAGAACTCTAGCTGGTTCATCTCTAAGAAAGACAGTGAAAAGTTTCGTCAGGAATTCTTTTTTAGAACCCATGGATTTCATCCAATCGCTATTAATTACGTCGTTATTATTCATTTCGTATCCATAGTTCAAAATTTAATTCATATCCACAAGTTTTCAAACATAGATCGATAATATGTTATATGTAAAATTTTTGTGCTTTTATTGCCATAAAAAAAGGGCCTGAAGTTGATACTTCAGGCCCTTTAAATTGCGGTGTATGATTTCTACAGTTTGCAGAGTTCGTCGCTTGGAATCATTGGAATGTTCTTTTCAGTTAGTAATTC
Encoded proteins:
- a CDS encoding Hpt domain-containing protein; the encoded protein is MNNNDVINSDWMKSMGSKKEFLTKLFTVFLRDEPARVLKIKDALESGQMEELKYLAHSLKGAAATMGADKVKAACLELEQSALSGDASKADQDLHSLETEMKLVYDFMSNYIH